A segment of the Carya illinoinensis cultivar Pawnee chromosome 1, C.illinoinensisPawnee_v1, whole genome shotgun sequence genome:
TAGACAAATGCATGTGGCATACACGTAGCTTGTCACTTATGCTTAGGTGTTGTTCTTGTATAAATGTCCCATGTACTTCCGCTATGCCTAGTCCTtgtcaataaaattcttatttcactgataaaaaatacatgtagCTTTATGCACATATTGCTGCAACTGCTCCATAATCCATTGCTTATGACTTACAGAGCAGAAACTGTTCGATAAAGGAAACACCATATAAGAAAAGGCGAATACGTGAGGGTAAAAATTTTCCACCTTTAGCGCAAAACCTAGGAACTAAAACGTTGGCGAGCTGCCGTTCCTTTGCGGTAGGTAAAGAATTAATGCCGTCCCTCTATTGAAGCTACAGAATCCGACAAAACTTTGACCAAGCCCAGTGATTGCAGTTAgatgtataaaaatattcagACACGAAAATAGCGAATCAAATGTAAAGTTCAGTTTCAGATTCTTATTATTAGGGAAGGAACAGAATGAAGTATGTATTAAagcatataagaaaaaaaaaatgacaagatGAGGCACAATGAGGAATGTGCCTATCGCTCATATTGACAAGCGACAGACTGTAAAGTAGAGTAGAGGGCTAAATTGAATCCCAGTGTAAGCCAAACGTGAGAAGTAATAATGGAAGTTTCcatcaatttgaaagaagaaaaacgcCATCTCCATCAAAAGAAATTCCGGCCCCAGAACTACTATACAAACGATCCCCATCCGGAAAACAAATCCATAAACACTGAGCATCAGTTAAATCAAAAATATCACATCTGGGTTCTATTCCCTCGAAAACAACAACgcatttcataaaaatagaaaaaccaaTATATTGCTGTCAAAACTCCGAAAAGCAACAATTCAGCGAAAAATAACATGAAAAATCCCGACTAAAAAAAGGAAGGAGGGAAAAATGACAGACCTTGTGACGGGACAATAAATTATACTCAGGCTGCTCGACGATCGGCCCCACCAAATCCAACCTCCCGGCAATCCCCCAAGCCTCTGTGATCTGCTGGGCGGACCACTCGCTAGTCCCCCAGTAGAAGGCCCAGCCCTTATCGATCACGTAGTTCATTGCCCTCACGGTCTCCTCAATCGGCGTGGATGAGTCCGGGCGGTGGCAATAAACGACATCGACGTAGTCCATGTCGAGGCGCTTGAGAGAGGCCTTGGTCCCCTCGACGACGTGCTTCCTGGAGAGACCCTTGTCGTTGGGGCCCGACCCGCCCCAGAAGATCTTGGTGGAAACGACAATATCGGAGCGCTTCCACCCGAGCTCCCGGATGGCCTGGCCCATAATCTCCTCGGCGCGGCCATTGGCGTATACCTCCGCATTATCGAAGAAGTTGACGCCGTGGTCGCGGCAGCACTGGAGCAGCGTCTTCGCCTCCTTGACGTCGAGCTGGTTCCCGAAGCTCACCCACGATCCGTACGAGAGCTGGCTCACCTTCAGCCCCGATCTCCCCAAGTTGTTGTACTGCATTCTCGCTTTGCTCTTTTTCTCTACTTCAGAGAGAATGTGAGAGACAGCTAGAACAGGCGTGCTTCCGTGTCCTCCTCATATGTAGAGGGGAAGGGTGGTGCGATCGGATGCAGTGGCAAATTGGGTGTTACGGTGCCAATTACATATGACTCATACGAGTTACGACGCGTGGATAAAAATAGTGAAATGactattttgttgttttgaaatCTGAGTACTCTTTAGGTGCGGGCGGCGGCACTAGTGTCGATCTGAATgtgactaatttttttaatttcttgttttcttttttgtctgtTTGGATTAGGGAGGTAATCAGTTTGGTTTAatctgattttaaaaaaaatttaggattgaaaagatatatacagttttatatttttcaaaatcaattatgtATCGATTATTCTCTTAAATCGATATTCTAATTTTACTTGTTTCAGGTCCGATtcgattttagaaaaaaaaaatttaattagattaattttgaccgattttaagaaaaataaaatcgataCCGAACCAATCCTACCGGTTTGGTCTGGTCCAATCTagtttatcgatttttttttacatctctAGTTTGGGTTTTATAGCCAGTACATTATCTTTTTTAATGTTTAgaaaagttattattaataaatttatattttttaaaaatatatttaaaagaaaaaaagaactatcaataaaatattcattatttgtttttaagggaggatagaaaataatttttatctataaTCTATCTATTCTGCCAACTCTTTGGGtaaaagaaatcaaataaatcattaatttatacacgagttttaatttataccttttttttaattattagtaattaagaattggtgattaagattaataaaaataaggaagagcattaattattaattaaacatAATATTGAATCCTAATTGAATCTACGAAACGAAATATATTGGTAATAATAGCTCAGAGTTCAAAAGTTGGGGGGTGGGGGCCGTGGCGGGGAAGAAGTGCATGATACAGCCTAGCAATCAGCATCCTTAATTAACTACTTGCTTAACTACTCCCACATGAAATCACTGACACGACCATGTGTCCGTAATAATATTCAAAACACATCAGACAAATAACAGATGATGACAATtaatctattatttattatataatatattaagagtttgttatttattatttttacacattatattttttatttatttttaatttttttattattcttaaaatattaaatttttctattcatcattCATATATCACAtctttgataagagaaaaaatatatataatatatagtatatgaaaatgataaatagaattttttatatattaatgacACCACTAGTAATCAAGACGGTAGATAAGATACGCATGAAGTCCCATCAATTAGAAATTGATAGATAGTgacataaaatgaaaattgaaaattaaatgaaattttattattattttaaaatttaaattggattaaaataataattaaatgagataaatttaagaatttctatttttttatccaaatcGAATCTTAAAGATAAGCCAATAATTACGTTACATACAACTTGATTGGAATGCTTGCATGGGATTGCATAATAGAGAAGAGAGTGCATTCATTCAATAAAGTGTCAATGATGATAGATAAGAGTTAGGACATGCAAAGTGTGAATAAtacaatacatacatacatacatacatacatatatatatatagatacacgAGAATTGCATGCCCTAAACATGCCCAAATCATtttacgtgtatatatatatataaattattgttTCACCTATTGGATCAAACTTGAGCAACGCTTAATTTGGCTTGCTTTGAACAACTATCTCAATCCTTTCCATCACAGCTGGAGTCAACAGTGGGATGACATCAATAGCGTTCATGTTCTCTTCAATCTACGCACAACAAAACTTCTCGtcataatttggctaataatgaaaatgaaaaatattttaatcataaaaataatatataaatgtatatttataaaaaaaaattaaataaaaataaatttataatttagagaCCAAGAGATCAGTATACACTACATTGAAACGTCgtgtcaattttattattattttagattatCTTTCTATATTACAAAGGATAAAGGGAAAGGAGCCTGCTACGCCTATACCGAAATCTTCTGTCGATCAGATAACGCAGTTAATAAGTGAATGgtaatgaaaaaacaaaaataaaaatattaaattataatataaaataataaaaaataagttaaaaataatgataaaataaaaaatagtaaagatTAAAATACTTTACCGCCTAaactcaaccttagcctttcaCTACGGGCCTACGGCCGAGCCAACATATATACTCAGTGATCAGATTTTATGCTCACATGCTGCTCATAAAAAAGATGTATCAtagaaaaaagatttaaaaactaTGAAACCAGAAGACAAGGATAAAAATCAATATGGCAGCCTCtgcaaatatttgagaatacactaaaattaatatttagtctagtttatttttataacttttatattatctcatcttatctaatatttattataattttttaaattcttatataaaataaaataaacaattcaaccttttcaaatattaaaataaaaataatattttaaaaatttattatagtaatattttatttaactttaactttcatctcaattcatgatctcatcttatctataaAGACAAACGAGGCTAATATGATAATTGGATTAAA
Coding sequences within it:
- the LOC122316546 gene encoding probable voltage-gated potassium channel subunit beta codes for the protein MQYNNLGRSGLKVSQLSYGSWVSFGNQLDVKEAKTLLQCCRDHGVNFFDNAEVYANGRAEEIMGQAIRELGWKRSDIVVSTKIFWGGSGPNDKGLSRKHVVEGTKASLKRLDMDYVDVVYCHRPDSSTPIEETVRAMNYVIDKGWAFYWGTSEWSAQQITEAWGIAGRLDLVGPIVEQPEYNLLSRHKVESEYVPLYANYGLGLTTWSPLASGVLTGKYNKKVVPPDSRFALENYKNLANRSLVDDVLKKVEGLKPIADELGVPLSQLAIAWCAANPNVSSVITGATKESQIQENMKAIDVIPLLTPAVMERIEAVVQSKPKRPDSYR